In Streptomyces seoulensis, the following are encoded in one genomic region:
- a CDS encoding shikimate dehydrogenase, producing the protein MTSGATGGRRAAVLGKPIAHSLSPVLHRAAYAELGLDGWSYDRFEVDEAGLDGFLAGIGPEWAGLSLTMPLKRAVMPLLDEVSETAASVDAVNTVVFTEDGRKVGDNTDIPGMVAALREHGIEEVESAAILGAGATASSALAALARICPGEVVVYVRSAARAAEMREWGERLDVDVRTADWADAAEALRAPLVIATTPAGTADALAGSVPERPATLFDVLYDPWPTELAARWSMFGGAVVGGLDLLVHQAVLQVERMTGRTPAPLEAMRRAGERALAAR; encoded by the coding sequence ATGACGTCAGGAGCCACCGGCGGCCGCCGGGCCGCCGTGCTGGGCAAACCCATCGCCCACTCGCTCTCCCCGGTGCTGCACCGGGCGGCCTACGCCGAACTCGGCCTCGACGGCTGGTCGTACGACCGGTTCGAGGTCGATGAGGCCGGGCTGGACGGGTTTCTCGCGGGGATCGGGCCCGAGTGGGCCGGGTTGTCGTTGACGATGCCGCTCAAGCGGGCGGTGATGCCGTTGCTGGACGAGGTCAGTGAGACGGCGGCCTCCGTGGACGCGGTGAACACCGTGGTGTTCACGGAGGACGGCCGCAAGGTCGGGGACAACACCGACATCCCCGGCATGGTCGCCGCCCTGCGCGAGCACGGCATCGAGGAGGTGGAGTCCGCCGCCATCCTCGGCGCCGGCGCCACCGCCTCCTCCGCGCTCGCCGCCCTCGCCCGGATCTGCCCCGGTGAGGTCGTGGTGTACGTCCGCAGCGCCGCCCGCGCCGCGGAGATGCGGGAGTGGGGCGAGCGCCTCGACGTGGACGTCCGCACCGCCGACTGGGCGGACGCGGCCGAGGCCCTGCGCGCCCCTCTGGTGATCGCCACCACCCCCGCAGGCACCGCCGACGCCCTCGCCGGCTCCGTACCCGAGCGCCCGGCGACCCTCTTCGACGTGCTCTACGACCCCTGGCCCACCGAGCTGGCGGCCCGCTGGTCGATGTTCGGCGGTGCCGTGGTCGGCGGCCTGGACCTGCTGGTCCACCAGGCCGTGCTCCAGGTGGAACGGATGACCGGCCGCACCCCCGCCCCGCTGGAGGCCATGCGCCGGGCGGGCGAACGCGCCCTCGCCGCCCGCTGA
- a CDS encoding shikimate kinase, whose product MSAVPVVVLVGPMGVGKSTVGRLLAGRLGAAFRDTDDDIVAAQGRTIAEIFVDDGEDAFRALEKRAVAEAVAGHAGVLALGGGAVLDADTRALLTAQRVVYLSMDVEEAVRRTGLNAARPLLAVNPRQQWRALMEARRHLYEEVATAVVPTDGRGPEDVARAVLDALELKEA is encoded by the coding sequence ATGAGCGCCGTGCCCGTGGTCGTCCTGGTGGGACCGATGGGCGTGGGCAAGTCCACCGTCGGACGGCTGCTGGCCGGCCGGCTGGGCGCCGCGTTCCGGGACACCGACGACGACATCGTGGCCGCCCAGGGCCGCACCATCGCCGAGATCTTCGTGGACGACGGCGAGGACGCCTTCCGCGCCCTGGAGAAGCGCGCGGTGGCCGAGGCGGTCGCCGGGCACGCGGGTGTCCTCGCGCTGGGCGGCGGCGCCGTCCTGGACGCGGACACCCGGGCGCTGCTGACGGCGCAGCGGGTGGTCTACCTCTCGATGGACGTCGAGGAGGCCGTGCGCCGCACCGGGCTGAACGCCGCCCGTCCGCTGCTCGCCGTCAACCCGCGCCAGCAGTGGCGCGCGCTGATGGAGGCCCGCCGCCATCTGTACGAAGAGGTCGCCACCGCCGTCGTGCCGACCGACGGACGCGGTCCGGAGGACGTCGCCCGAGCCGTCCTGGACGCACTGGAGTTGAAGGAAGCATGA
- a CDS encoding aminopeptidase P family protein: MSEVYATRRSRLRERCNAAGTAAALISRPANVRYLAGAAPQGAVLLLGRDQDQRDQLVCPVPPEDRPADGRPDESLVLHILSTPGRDPAVAAADLAGNQGSEALAVEEHHLTVARYRALDAVAPKLRLAGLGTAVEQLRLIKDEEEISCLRIGAEIADQALGELLESILVGRTERHLALELERRLVDHGAEGPAFPTSVATGPNSGRPGHRPTDRRVEEGDFLSVCLGAAYRGYRCEIGRTFVIGTSPADWQVELYDLVFAAQRAGREALVPGAACRDVDRAARQVLDSAGHGAALQAATGHGVGLEIDEDPQLAPAAMGKLDACVPVTVEPGVHLPGRGGVRIDDTLVVRPEADGGPELLTITTKELLAL; encoded by the coding sequence ATGTCAGAGGTGTACGCGACCCGCCGATCCCGGCTGAGGGAACGCTGCAACGCGGCCGGTACCGCGGCAGCGCTCATCTCCCGCCCCGCCAATGTGCGCTACCTGGCGGGCGCCGCGCCCCAGGGCGCCGTCCTGCTGCTCGGCAGAGACCAGGACCAGCGCGACCAGTTGGTGTGCCCCGTCCCGCCGGAGGACCGGCCGGCGGACGGGCGCCCCGACGAGTCCCTGGTCCTGCACATCCTGTCCACGCCCGGACGCGACCCGGCCGTGGCCGCCGCCGACCTGGCCGGGAACCAGGGCAGCGAGGCCCTCGCCGTGGAGGAGCACCACCTCACCGTGGCCCGCTACCGCGCCCTGGACGCCGTCGCGCCGAAGCTGCGGCTCGCCGGGCTCGGCACGGCCGTGGAGCAGCTCAGGCTGATCAAGGACGAGGAGGAGATCTCCTGCCTGCGCATCGGCGCCGAGATCGCCGACCAGGCCCTCGGCGAGCTGCTGGAGTCGATCCTGGTCGGCCGCACCGAGCGGCACCTCGCGCTGGAGCTGGAGCGGCGGCTGGTCGACCACGGCGCCGAGGGCCCGGCCTTCCCGACCTCGGTCGCCACCGGCCCCAACTCCGGCCGTCCGGGCCACCGCCCCACCGACCGGCGGGTGGAGGAGGGCGACTTCCTCTCCGTCTGCCTGGGCGCCGCCTACCGCGGTTACCGGTGCGAGATCGGCCGGACCTTCGTCATCGGCACCTCGCCGGCCGACTGGCAGGTCGAGCTGTACGACCTGGTCTTCGCCGCCCAACGGGCGGGCCGCGAGGCCCTCGTACCGGGCGCGGCCTGCCGTGACGTGGACCGGGCCGCGCGCCAGGTGCTGGACTCCGCCGGACACGGCGCGGCCCTCCAGGCGGCCACCGGACACGGCGTCGGGCTCGAAATCGACGAGGACCCGCAGCTCGCCCCCGCGGCCATGGGTAAACTTGACGCTTGCGTGCCGGTCACCGTCGAGCCGGGGGTCCACCTTCCGGGCCGGGGCGGAGTCCGGATCGATGACACGCTCGTCGTCCGCCCCGAGGCGGACGGCGGACCCGAGCTACTCACCATCACGACCAAGGAACTGCTCGCCCTGTAG
- a CDS encoding aspartate carbamoyltransferase catalytic subunit: MQRHLISAADLTRDDAVLILDTAEEMARVADRPIKKLPTLRGRTVCNLFFEDSTRTRISFEAAEKRLSADVINFAAKGSSVSKGESLKDTVQTLEAMGVDAVVIRHSASGAPYRLANSGWIDAPVINAGDGTHQHPTQALLDAFTMRRRLIGADAGLGRDLDGKRVTLVGDVLHSRVARSNVDLLHTLGAEVTLVAPPTLLPVGVETWPCEVSYDLDSTLPKSDAVMMLRVQRERMNAAFFPTEREYSRRYGLDGDRMARLPEHAIVMHPGPMVRGMEITAEVADSDRCTVVEQVANGVSIRMAVLYLLLGGNEPAGAQPATSHLRTEEK; the protein is encoded by the coding sequence ATGCAGCGTCATCTCATCTCGGCCGCCGACCTCACCCGCGACGACGCCGTCCTGATCCTCGACACCGCCGAGGAGATGGCCCGGGTCGCGGACCGGCCGATCAAGAAACTGCCGACCCTGCGCGGCCGCACGGTCTGCAACCTCTTCTTCGAGGACTCGACCCGCACCCGGATCTCGTTCGAGGCCGCCGAGAAGCGCCTCTCCGCCGATGTCATCAACTTCGCGGCCAAGGGCTCCAGCGTCTCCAAGGGCGAGTCGCTGAAGGACACCGTCCAGACGCTGGAGGCGATGGGCGTGGACGCCGTCGTCATCCGGCACAGCGCCTCCGGCGCCCCCTACCGCCTCGCCAACTCCGGCTGGATCGACGCCCCGGTCATCAACGCCGGCGACGGCACCCACCAGCACCCCACCCAGGCCCTGCTGGACGCCTTCACCATGCGCCGCCGCCTGATCGGCGCCGACGCCGGGCTCGGCCGGGACCTCGACGGCAAGCGCGTCACCCTCGTCGGCGACGTCCTGCACAGCCGGGTCGCCCGCTCCAACGTGGACCTGCTGCACACCCTGGGCGCCGAGGTCACCCTGGTCGCCCCGCCCACCCTGCTCCCGGTCGGCGTGGAGACCTGGCCCTGCGAGGTCTCCTACGACCTCGACTCCACGCTGCCCAAGTCCGACGCGGTGATGATGCTCCGCGTCCAGCGCGAGCGGATGAACGCCGCGTTCTTCCCCACCGAGCGCGAGTACTCCCGCCGCTACGGCCTCGACGGCGACCGGATGGCCAGGCTGCCGGAGCACGCCATCGTGATGCACCCCGGCCCCATGGTCCGGGGCATGGAGATCACCGCCGAGGTCGCCGACTCCGACCGCTGCACGGTCGTGGAGCAGGTCGCCAACGGCGTCTCCATCCGCATGGCCGTCCTGTACCTGCTGCTCGGCGGCAACGAGCCCGCCGGCGCCCAGCCCGCCACCTCCCACCTTCGTACCGAGGAGAAGTAA
- the pyrR gene encoding bifunctional pyr operon transcriptional regulator/uracil phosphoribosyltransferase PyrR, with the protein MDTHANPLNSDARPVLEGPDIARVLTRIAHEIVERAKGADDVVLLGIPTRGVFLAQRLAVKLEQVTGRKIPVGSLDITMYRDDLRMHPPRALARTEIPGEGVDGRLVVLVDDVLFSGRTIRAALDALNDIGRPRAVQLAVLVDRGHRELPIRADYVGKNLPTSLRETVKVQLAEEDGRDTVLLGAKSADQ; encoded by the coding sequence ATGGACACGCACGCCAATCCGCTCAACTCCGATGCCCGGCCCGTGCTCGAAGGCCCGGACATCGCCCGGGTCCTGACCCGCATCGCCCACGAGATCGTCGAACGCGCCAAGGGCGCCGACGACGTGGTGCTCCTCGGCATCCCCACGCGAGGCGTCTTCCTCGCCCAGCGGCTCGCCGTCAAGCTGGAGCAGGTCACCGGCCGGAAGATCCCCGTCGGTTCGCTCGACATCACGATGTACCGCGACGACCTGCGCATGCACCCCCCGCGCGCCCTCGCCCGCACCGAGATCCCCGGTGAGGGTGTCGACGGCCGCCTGGTCGTCCTCGTCGACGACGTGCTCTTCTCCGGCCGCACCATCCGCGCCGCCCTCGACGCCCTGAACGACATCGGGCGCCCCCGCGCGGTGCAGCTCGCCGTCCTCGTCGACCGAGGGCACCGGGAACTCCCGATCCGCGCCGACTACGTCGGCAAGAACCTCCCCACGTCGCTGCGGGAGACGGTCAAGGTCCAGCTCGCCGAGGAGGACGGACGGGACACCGTGCTGCTCGGTGCCAAGTCTGCCGACCAGTAG
- the bldD gene encoding transcriptional regulator BldD — MSSEYAKQLGAKLRAIRTQQGLSLHGVEEKSQGRWKAVVVGSYERGDRAVTVQRLAELADFYGVPVQELLPGTTPGGAAEPPPKLVLDLERLATVPAEKAGPLQRYAATIQSQRGDYNGKVLSIRQDDLRTLAVIYDQSPSVLTEQLISWGVLDADARRAVAHEDN, encoded by the coding sequence ATGTCCAGCGAATACGCCAAACAGCTCGGGGCCAAGCTCCGGGCCATCCGCACCCAGCAGGGCCTTTCCCTCCACGGTGTCGAGGAGAAGTCCCAGGGGCGCTGGAAGGCCGTGGTGGTCGGTTCCTACGAGCGCGGCGACCGTGCCGTGACCGTGCAGCGCCTGGCCGAGCTGGCCGATTTCTACGGCGTTCCGGTGCAGGAGCTGCTGCCGGGCACCACGCCGGGCGGGGCCGCCGAGCCGCCGCCGAAGCTGGTCCTGGACCTGGAGCGGCTGGCCACCGTGCCGGCCGAGAAGGCGGGCCCCCTCCAGCGGTACGCGGCGACGATCCAGTCCCAGCGCGGCGACTACAACGGCAAGGTGCTGTCGATCCGCCAGGACGACCTGCGCACCCTCGCCGTCATCTACGACCAGTCCCCCTCGGTCCTCACCGAGCAGCTCATCAGCTGGGGCGTCCTGGACGCGGACGCGCGCCGCGCGGTCGCCCACGAGGACAACTAG
- the efp gene encoding elongation factor P yields MASTNDLKNGMVLKLDGGQLWSVVEFQHVKPGKGPAFVRTKLKNVLSGKVVDKTFNAGVKVETATVDKRDMQYSYKDGEYFVFMDMETYDQLHIDPKAVGDAANFLIEGFTAVVAQHEGEVLFVELPAAVELVIQETEPGVQGDRSTGGTKPAILETGHQIQVPLFITTGEKIKVDTRTSDYLGRVNS; encoded by the coding sequence GTGGCTTCCACGAACGACCTCAAGAACGGCATGGTGCTCAAGCTCGACGGGGGCCAGCTTTGGTCCGTCGTCGAGTTCCAGCACGTCAAGCCCGGTAAGGGCCCGGCCTTCGTGCGCACCAAGCTCAAGAACGTCCTCTCCGGCAAGGTGGTCGACAAGACCTTCAACGCCGGTGTCAAGGTCGAGACGGCCACCGTCGACAAGCGCGACATGCAGTACTCGTACAAGGACGGCGAGTACTTCGTCTTCATGGACATGGAGACGTACGACCAGCTCCACATCGACCCGAAGGCCGTCGGCGACGCCGCGAACTTCCTGATCGAGGGCTTCACCGCCGTCGTCGCCCAGCACGAGGGCGAGGTGCTCTTCGTGGAGCTGCCGGCCGCCGTCGAGCTGGTCATCCAGGAGACCGAGCCGGGCGTCCAGGGCGACCGCTCCACCGGTGGCACCAAGCCCGCCATCCTGGAGACCGGCCACCAGATCCAGGTCCCGCTCTTCATCACCACGGGCGAGAAGATCAAGGTCGACACCCGCACGAGCGACTACCTCGGCCGGGTGAACAGCTAA
- the nusB gene encoding transcription antitermination factor NusB, which produces MAARNTARKRAFQILFEGDQRGTDVITVLADWVRLSRSDTRQPPVSEYTMQLVEGYAERARRIDDLIAQYAVGWTLDRMPVVDRNLLRLGAYELIWEDETPDAVVLDEMVQLAKEFSTDESPAFVNGLLGRFKELKPGLRRDEA; this is translated from the coding sequence GTGGCCGCCCGCAACACGGCCCGCAAGCGCGCCTTCCAGATCCTCTTCGAGGGTGACCAGCGCGGCACCGATGTCATCACGGTCCTCGCCGACTGGGTCCGGCTCTCCCGGAGCGACACCCGGCAGCCGCCCGTCAGCGAGTACACCATGCAGCTCGTCGAGGGGTACGCCGAGCGCGCCCGCCGTATCGACGACCTGATCGCCCAGTACGCGGTGGGCTGGACGCTCGACCGGATGCCGGTCGTCGACCGCAACCTCCTGCGCCTCGGCGCGTACGAGCTGATCTGGGAGGACGAGACCCCGGACGCGGTCGTCCTCGACGAGATGGTGCAGCTCGCGAAGGAGTTCTCCACGGACGAGTCGCCGGCCTTCGTGAACGGCCTCCTGGGCCGCTTCAAGGAGCTGAAGCCCGGCCTGCGCCGGGACGAGGCGTAA
- the aroC gene encoding chorismate synthase encodes MSRLRWLTAGESHGPALVATLEGLPAGVPITTEMVADHLARRRLGYGRGARMKFERDEVTFLGGVRHGLTLGSPVAVMVGNTEWPKWEQVMAADPVDEEVLAGLARNAKLTRPRPGHADLAGMQKYGFDEARPILERASARETAARVALGAVARSYLKETAGIEIVSHVVELAAAKAPYGVYPTPADVERLDEDPVRCLDTDASKAMVAEIDQAHKDGDTLGGVVEVLAYGVPVGLGSHVHWDRRLDARLAAALMGIQAIKGVEVGDGFDLARVPGSKAHDEILTTPEGIKRATGRSGGTEGGLTTGELLRVRAAMKPIATVPRALATVDVATGEAAQAHHQRSDVCAVPAAGIVAEAMVALVLADAVAEKFGGDSVAETRRNVRSYLDNLAIG; translated from the coding sequence TTGAGCAGGCTGCGTTGGCTGACCGCGGGGGAGTCCCACGGTCCCGCACTCGTCGCGACGCTGGAGGGACTTCCCGCCGGCGTGCCGATCACCACGGAGATGGTGGCGGATCATCTGGCGCGGCGGCGGCTCGGCTATGGGCGCGGCGCGCGGATGAAGTTCGAGCGTGACGAGGTCACGTTCCTCGGCGGTGTGCGGCACGGGCTCACCCTGGGCTCCCCGGTGGCGGTCATGGTGGGCAACACCGAGTGGCCGAAGTGGGAGCAGGTCATGGCGGCCGACCCGGTGGACGAGGAGGTGCTGGCCGGCTTGGCGCGCAATGCCAAGCTGACCCGCCCGCGCCCCGGTCACGCGGACCTCGCCGGCATGCAGAAGTACGGCTTCGACGAGGCCCGGCCGATCCTGGAGCGGGCCTCCGCGCGGGAGACGGCGGCGCGGGTCGCGCTCGGCGCGGTGGCGCGGTCGTACCTGAAGGAGACCGCCGGGATCGAGATCGTCAGCCACGTCGTGGAACTGGCCGCCGCGAAGGCGCCGTACGGCGTGTACCCGACCCCGGCCGATGTCGAGCGGCTGGATGAGGACCCGGTGCGCTGCCTGGACACGGACGCCTCCAAGGCGATGGTCGCGGAGATCGACCAGGCCCACAAGGACGGCGACACCCTCGGTGGTGTGGTCGAGGTGCTGGCCTACGGCGTCCCGGTCGGCCTCGGCTCGCACGTGCACTGGGACCGCAGGCTGGACGCCCGGCTCGCGGCCGCCCTGATGGGCATCCAGGCGATCAAGGGCGTCGAGGTCGGCGACGGCTTCGACCTGGCCCGCGTGCCCGGCTCCAAGGCGCACGACGAGATCCTCACCACCCCCGAGGGCATCAAGCGCGCCACCGGCCGTTCCGGCGGCACCGAGGGCGGTCTGACCACCGGTGAGCTGCTGCGGGTGCGGGCGGCGATGAAGCCGATCGCCACCGTGCCGCGCGCGCTGGCCACGGTCGACGTGGCCACCGGCGAGGCCGCGCAGGCCCACCACCAGCGCTCCGACGTGTGCGCGGTCCCGGCCGCCGGCATCGTGGCCGAGGCGATGGTGGCCCTGGTCCTCGCGGACGCGGTCGCGGAGAAGTTCGGCGGCGACAGCGTGGCCGAGACCCGGCGCAACGTCCGCTCCTACCTCGACAACCTGGCCATCGGATGA
- the aroB gene encoding 3-dehydroquinate synthase: protein MSEAVTRIQIAGTAGTDPYEVLVGRQLLGELAGLIGPRAKRVAVIHPEALADTGDALRADLAEQGYEAVAIQVPNAEEAKTAEVAAYCWKALGQSGFTRTDVVVGVGGGATTDLAGFVAATWLRGVRWIAVPTTVLAMVDAAVGGKTGINTAEGKNLVGAFHPPAGVLCDLAALDSLPVHDYVSGLAEVIKAGFIADPVILDRIESDPQAARTPAGPHTSELIERSIRVKADVVSSDLKENGRREILNYGHTLGHAIEKNERYKWRHGAAVAVGMHFAAELGRLAGRLDDATADRHRAVLESVGLPLHYRYDQWPKLVEAMKVDKKSRGDLLRFIVLDGLARPTVLEGPDPAVLLAAYGEVGQ from the coding sequence ATGAGCGAGGCAGTCACCCGCATCCAGATCGCCGGGACCGCGGGCACCGACCCCTACGAGGTCCTGGTCGGCCGCCAGTTGCTGGGCGAGCTGGCCGGACTGATCGGCCCGAGGGCCAAGCGGGTCGCCGTCATCCACCCCGAGGCGCTCGCCGACACCGGCGACGCGCTCCGCGCCGACCTGGCGGAGCAGGGGTACGAGGCGGTCGCCATCCAGGTGCCCAACGCCGAGGAGGCGAAGACCGCCGAGGTCGCCGCCTACTGCTGGAAGGCGCTCGGCCAGTCCGGCTTCACCCGCACCGACGTGGTCGTGGGCGTCGGCGGCGGCGCCACCACCGACCTCGCCGGGTTCGTCGCGGCCACCTGGCTGCGCGGGGTGCGCTGGATCGCCGTCCCCACCACCGTGCTGGCCATGGTGGACGCGGCCGTCGGCGGCAAGACCGGCATCAACACCGCCGAGGGCAAGAACCTCGTCGGCGCCTTCCACCCCCCGGCCGGCGTCCTGTGCGACCTGGCCGCCCTGGACTCCCTCCCGGTGCACGACTACGTCTCGGGGCTCGCGGAGGTCATCAAGGCCGGCTTCATCGCCGACCCGGTGATCCTGGACAGAATCGAGTCCGACCCCCAGGCCGCTCGCACCCCGGCCGGACCGCACACCTCCGAGCTAATCGAGCGCTCGATCCGGGTCAAGGCCGACGTGGTCTCCTCCGACCTGAAGGAGAACGGCCGCCGGGAGATCCTCAACTACGGCCACACGCTCGGCCACGCCATCGAGAAGAACGAGCGGTACAAGTGGCGGCACGGCGCGGCCGTCGCCGTCGGCATGCACTTCGCCGCCGAACTCGGCCGTCTGGCGGGCCGGCTGGACGACGCGACCGCCGACCGGCACCGCGCGGTCCTGGAGTCCGTGGGCCTGCCCCTGCACTACCGCTACGACCAGTGGCCCAAGCTGGTGGAGGCGATGAAGGTCGACAAGAAGTCCCGTGGCGACCTGCTCCGCTTCATCGTGCTGGACGGCCTCGCCCGGCCGACCGTGCTGGAGGGCCCCGACCCGGCCGTGCTCCTCGCCGCCTACGGCGAGGTCGGCCAGTAG
- a CDS encoding dihydroorotase codes for MSKILIRGAKVLGGEPQDVLIDGELIAAVGTGLSAEGAEVIEADGKVLLPGLVDLHTHLREPGREDSETVLTGTRAAASGGFTAVFAMANTFPVADTAGVVEQVWRLGKESGYCDVRPIGAVTVGLEGKKLAELGAMHDSAAEVSVFSDDGKCVDDAVIMRRALEYVKAFGGVVAQHAQEPRLTEGAQMNEGVVSAELGLGGWPAVAEESIIARDVLLAEHVGSRLHICHLSTAGSVEIIRWAKSRGIDVTAEVCPHHLLLTEEMVRTYNPAYKVNPPLRTERDVRALREALADGTIDIVATDHAPHPHEDKDCEWAAAAMGMVGLETALSVVQETMVETGLLDWAAVADRMSFTPARIGGAAGHGRPVAAGEPANLTLVDTAYRGQVDPARFASRSRNTPYEGRELPGRVTHTWLRGKATLMDGKLT; via the coding sequence ATGAGCAAGATCCTGATCCGTGGTGCGAAGGTCCTCGGGGGCGAGCCGCAGGACGTCCTGATCGACGGCGAGCTGATCGCGGCGGTCGGCACCGGGCTGAGCGCCGAGGGCGCTGAGGTGATCGAGGCCGATGGCAAGGTGCTGCTGCCGGGCCTGGTCGACCTGCACACCCATCTGCGCGAGCCGGGCCGCGAGGACTCCGAGACCGTGCTCACCGGCACCCGCGCCGCCGCCTCCGGCGGCTTCACCGCCGTCTTCGCCATGGCCAACACCTTCCCGGTCGCCGACACCGCCGGCGTGGTCGAGCAGGTCTGGCGGCTCGGCAAGGAGTCCGGCTACTGCGACGTACGCCCCATCGGCGCCGTCACCGTGGGCCTGGAGGGCAAGAAGCTGGCCGAGCTGGGCGCCATGCACGACTCGGCCGCCGAGGTCAGCGTCTTCTCCGACGACGGCAAGTGCGTGGACGACGCGGTCATCATGCGCCGCGCCCTGGAGTACGTGAAGGCGTTCGGCGGGGTCGTCGCCCAGCACGCCCAGGAGCCCCGGCTCACCGAGGGCGCCCAGATGAACGAGGGCGTCGTCTCCGCCGAGCTGGGCCTGGGCGGCTGGCCGGCCGTCGCCGAGGAGTCGATCATCGCGCGGGACGTGCTGCTCGCCGAGCACGTCGGCTCCCGGCTGCACATCTGCCACCTCTCCACGGCCGGCTCGGTGGAGATCATCCGCTGGGCCAAGTCCCGGGGCATCGACGTCACCGCCGAGGTGTGCCCGCACCACCTGCTCCTCACCGAGGAGATGGTGCGCACCTACAACCCCGCCTACAAGGTGAACCCGCCGCTGCGCACCGAGCGCGATGTCCGCGCCCTGCGGGAGGCGCTGGCGGACGGCACGATCGACATCGTCGCCACCGACCACGCCCCGCACCCGCACGAGGACAAGGACTGCGAGTGGGCCGCGGCCGCCATGGGCATGGTCGGCCTGGAGACCGCGCTGTCCGTGGTGCAGGAGACCATGGTGGAGACCGGCCTGCTGGACTGGGCCGCGGTCGCCGACCGGATGTCCTTCACCCCGGCCCGGATCGGCGGCGCCGCCGGCCACGGCCGCCCCGTCGCCGCGGGCGAGCCCGCCAACCTCACCCTCGTGGACACGGCCTACCGTGGACAGGTGGACCCCGCGCGCTTCGCCTCGCGCAGCCGCAACACCCCCTACGAGGGCCGCGAGCTGCCGGGCCGTGTCACCCACACCTGGCTGCGGGGCAAGGCCACGCTCATGGACGGGAAGCTCACGTGA
- a CDS encoding Pro-rich N-terminal domain-containing protein, whose amino-acid sequence MQHAVGSPLPPPHQPGHGPHTTWAAGAPQGPGVPPPGFSGPVPPAPPAPPAQVPVPQQPAPHQPAPQHPVAPPPAPDASGHVRLPPGGPVGVPAAPPHLTAPDPSATTLAVLLIGPAGAGKTSVAKYWADHRRVPTAHISLDDVREWVRSGFADPQTGWNDHSEAQYRLARRTCGFAARNFLANGISCILDDAVFPDRPVVGLGGWKRHVGPGLLPVVLLPGLDIVLERNAERSGNRRLTDEEVARIHGRMAGWYGSGLPIIDNSQLDVPGTARVLDEVLGRAITSPPNW is encoded by the coding sequence ATGCAGCACGCAGTGGGATCTCCGCTGCCGCCGCCCCACCAGCCGGGGCACGGGCCGCACACCACCTGGGCCGCGGGGGCGCCACAGGGGCCCGGCGTGCCACCGCCCGGCTTCTCGGGACCCGTACCGCCCGCGCCGCCGGCTCCGCCCGCGCAGGTCCCGGTCCCGCAGCAGCCCGCTCCCCACCAGCCCGCTCCGCAGCACCCGGTGGCCCCGCCGCCCGCGCCCGACGCCTCCGGGCATGTGAGGCTGCCGCCCGGCGGTCCCGTGGGCGTGCCCGCCGCGCCGCCCCACCTGACCGCGCCCGACCCCTCGGCCACCACGCTCGCCGTGCTGCTGATCGGCCCGGCGGGCGCGGGCAAGACCAGCGTGGCCAAGTACTGGGCCGACCACCGCCGGGTGCCCACCGCCCACATCAGCCTCGACGACGTCCGCGAGTGGGTCCGCTCCGGCTTCGCCGACCCGCAGACCGGGTGGAACGACCACTCCGAGGCCCAGTACCGCCTGGCCCGCCGCACCTGCGGCTTCGCCGCCCGCAACTTCCTGGCCAACGGGATCTCCTGCATCCTCGACGACGCCGTCTTCCCCGACCGCCCGGTGGTGGGGCTCGGCGGCTGGAAGCGCCATGTGGGCCCCGGCCTGCTCCCGGTGGTGCTGCTGCCGGGGCTGGACATCGTCCTGGAGCGCAACGCCGAGCGCTCGGGCAACCGCCGCCTCACCGACGAGGAGGTGGCCCGCATCCACGGCCGCATGGCCGGCTGGTACGGCTCCGGGCTGCCCATCATCGACAACTCCCAGTTGGACGTCCCGGGCACCGCGCGGGTGCTGGACGAGGTGCTGGGGCGCGCGATCACCAGCCCGCCGAACTGGTAG